Proteins encoded within one genomic window of Patescibacteria group bacterium:
- a CDS encoding AIR carboxylase family protein, whose amino-acid sequence MVHLIIMIGSSSDEHFLHDGLEYLNQHSVKHEVIVSSTHREPQKTNAKIIESLKNKNLKVIIGGAATATGLPGVIAGYLKERSIPIFGVRFTKNPGQSLIEDATFNLSSMPNGVPLAYTGYNEKGFLHACILAERIINS is encoded by the coding sequence ATGGTTCATTTGATTATCATGATCGGAAGTTCAAGTGACGAACATTTTTTACATGATGGACTGGAGTATCTCAACCAACATAGCGTAAAACATGAAGTCATCGTAAGCTCAACCCACAGAGAACCTCAAAAAACCAACGCAAAAATCATCGAGTCGCTTAAAAACAAAAATCTCAAAGTGATTATTGGAGGCGCAGCAACAGCGACTGGACTACCGGGTGTTATCGCCGGTTATCTAAAAGAAAGGAGTATCCCAATTTTTGGAGTTCGTTTCACCAAAAATCCCGGTCAGTCCTTGATTGAGGATGCGACATTTAATCTGTCGTCCATGCCCAACGGCGTTCCTCTAGCTTACACCGGCTACAACGAAAAAGGCTTTCTCCACGCCTGTATACTGGCGGAAAGGATTATCAATTCTTAA
- a CDS encoding DUF488 domain-containing protein — MPLKTKSILAPKEQNDGLRISIMSRHTLSDGTTPDPRITEDLFNRTMKELAPPPKLIGAYYKNGMTWSEFSARFDEHLARPITQMWLEHLIRMARAGDVTIMCIEDTPEHCHRRLVAEACSKIDPTLEIIIK; from the coding sequence TTGCCCCTCAAAACCAAATCAATTCTAGCACCAAAAGAGCAAAACGACGGTCTGCGCATCTCCATCATGAGTCGGCACACCTTATCCGACGGCACCACCCCTGACCCGCGTATTACCGAAGACCTCTTTAATCGAACAATGAAGGAATTAGCTCCCCCACCAAAACTGATCGGCGCCTATTACAAAAATGGGATGACCTGGTCGGAATTTTCCGCAAGGTTCGACGAACACCTGGCGCGCCCGATAACCCAAATGTGGCTCGAGCACCTAATTCGCATGGCGCGTGCCGGCGATGTCACTATTATGTGCATCGAGGACACGCCGGAACATTGTCACCGCCGACTCGTGGCCGAAGCCTGCTCCAAAATCGATCCAACACTTGAAATCATCATCAAATGA
- the xerA gene encoding site-specific tyrosine recombinase/integron integrase → MQDVKNYLERTKTELRLKNYSSKTEKSYLRCLAEYLAYLGTETPSVNTDAIKRFLLEKQSSGKAPQTVNFYLNAINFFYREVLALPARVEIKFAKRSKKLPVVLSREEVQKIITAPKNSKHRCLLALTYGSGLRVSEVVSLKIGDLDFDRMLIHLKDAKGNKDRLTLLPESLLLDLKNLIASREASDYLFSSERGGALSSRTAQAIFYLALEKSGVTKAVTFHSLRHSFATHLLENGVDIRYVQELLGHNSIKTTQIYTHMTSLGLKNIKSPL, encoded by the coding sequence ATGCAAGATGTCAAGAATTATCTAGAGAGAACTAAAACAGAGCTAAGATTAAAAAATTATAGCTCAAAGACCGAGAAAAGTTATCTTCGTTGTTTGGCGGAATACTTGGCTTATCTTGGTACGGAAACGCCAAGCGTTAACACCGATGCGATCAAAAGATTTTTGCTGGAAAAACAGTCATCTGGCAAAGCGCCGCAAACGGTCAATTTTTATCTCAATGCGATTAACTTTTTTTATCGCGAAGTCTTGGCTCTGCCAGCCAGGGTAGAGATTAAATTTGCCAAGCGATCCAAAAAATTGCCGGTGGTTTTGTCTCGCGAGGAAGTACAAAAAATTATTACCGCGCCGAAAAACTCGAAGCATCGTTGTCTTTTGGCATTGACTTATGGTTCGGGACTGCGCGTCAGCGAAGTGGTTAGTCTAAAAATCGGTGATCTGGATTTTGATCGAATGCTTATTCATCTCAAAGACGCCAAGGGTAATAAAGATCGCTTGACGCTTTTGCCGGAAAGTTTATTGCTAGATTTAAAAAACCTTATCGCGAGTCGAGAGGCGAGTGACTATCTTTTTTCCAGTGAACGCGGTGGAGCGCTGTCTAGTCGAACCGCTCAGGCGATTTTTTACCTGGCGTTAGAAAAATCAGGGGTTACCAAAGCGGTTACTTTTCATTCTTTACGGCACAGTTTTGCTACACATTTGCTGGAAAACGGAGTGGATATTCGTTATGTGCAGGAGTTGCTCGGTCATAACAGTATCAAGACTACTCAGATTTATACGCATATGACCAGCTTGGGACTAAAAAACATCAAAAGCCCTCTTTGA
- a CDS encoding endonuclease Q family protein, with translation MQYIADLHIHSKYSRACSPQLTLENISKYCAIKGVDVVATGDFTHPIWFKEIETKLVEDGSGIYKLRNADDKTRFVLSTEISCIYSKSVPGQKEGSKKVRRLHIVVLAPDIDTVRKINETLGKIGNLRSDGRPILGLDAKRLAQIVFDISPRCMVIPAHAWTPWFAVFGSKSGFDSLQECFEEYTDKIYAIETGLSSDPPMNWRLSALDNVALISNSDAHSLPNIGREANVFDLPELTYDQICDAIKDKDKKRFLYTIEFYPEEGMYHFDGHRDCAVCLPPSETRKQKGVCPKCKKYLTVGVLSRIEELADRPEGFMPPEAIPYKSLVELDKIIAESLNIKSRQSKGVQSEYDNLVKKGKNEMNVLLNLDYKELEKITSSKIVEGIRRVREGKLIIRPGFDGQYGKIEIFSPAEREESFQKKLL, from the coding sequence ATGCAATATATCGCCGATCTACATATTCACTCCAAATATTCTCGAGCCTGCAGCCCGCAGCTGACGCTGGAAAATATCAGCAAGTACTGCGCCATCAAAGGCGTTGACGTGGTAGCAACAGGGGACTTTACCCACCCGATTTGGTTTAAAGAAATAGAAACTAAACTGGTCGAAGACGGGAGTGGAATCTATAAACTGAGAAATGCCGATGACAAAACGCGTTTTGTTTTGAGTACGGAGATTAGCTGTATTTATTCCAAGAGTGTTCCAGGCCAAAAAGAAGGATCAAAAAAAGTTCGTCGGCTGCATATTGTTGTTTTGGCGCCGGATATTGATACGGTAAGAAAGATAAATGAGACTCTTGGTAAAATCGGCAACCTGCGTTCCGATGGTCGGCCGATACTTGGCCTAGACGCCAAGCGACTAGCGCAAATAGTTTTTGATATCTCACCTCGCTGTATGGTAATCCCGGCGCACGCCTGGACACCGTGGTTTGCGGTATTTGGTAGCAAGTCCGGATTTGATTCGCTGCAAGAATGTTTTGAAGAGTACACGGATAAAATTTATGCGATTGAAACAGGACTATCTTCCGACCCGCCAATGAACTGGCGACTGTCAGCTCTTGATAATGTCGCTCTGATTTCGAACTCCGACGCACATTCACTACCTAATATCGGCCGCGAAGCTAACGTGTTTGATTTGCCGGAACTAACTTACGACCAGATTTGCGATGCGATAAAAGATAAAGATAAAAAAAGATTTCTTTATACCATAGAGTTTTACCCCGAAGAGGGGATGTATCACTTTGACGGTCATCGGGATTGTGCCGTTTGTTTACCGCCAAGCGAGACTAGAAAACAAAAAGGTGTTTGTCCAAAGTGCAAAAAATATTTAACTGTGGGGGTGTTAAGTCGCATCGAAGAGTTGGCTGATCGACCGGAAGGGTTTATGCCGCCAGAGGCGATACCTTACAAAAGCTTGGTAGAACTAGACAAAATTATTGCCGAAAGTTTAAACATCAAATCTCGTCAGTCAAAAGGCGTACAGAGTGAATACGATAATTTGGTGAAAAAGGGGAAAAACGAAATGAATGTTTTATTAAACCTTGATTATAAGGAACTAGAAAAAATTACATCTTCAAAAATAGTTGAAGGCATCCGCCGTGTTCGTGAGGGAAAACTGATTATCCGCCCCGGATTTGACGGACAGTACGGAAAAATAGAAATTTTTTCTCCGGCAGAGCGCGAAGAAAGTTTTCAGAAAAAACTACTTTAG
- the pgk gene encoding phosphoglycerate kinase produces MYHFKTIQDIDISYKKVLLRVALDIPLRHGKVAEDYRIRQILPTLAYLLKKNCSAVIVTWLGRPDGKVMEEYRLDPVAKRLSQLIRRPVKKVNDCVGPESQKAVFDLEPGEILMLENTRFHPEEMSADPDFTRRLADGFDIEVFDGFAQSHRVHASTTGLLDYLPTVSGFLLQKEMDALGGVLHQPSRPLTLIIGGAKVSDKIGLTANLISKADKVLIGGVCASVFIKARGQDVGQSYLADVFVNQAKKGGKKDYFAIAKFLLKKYPNKIMLPLDMIAASDKKGTKTKVVDLVTDDIPKGWSFFDIGPETVKMFAKQINRSKTVLWNGPMGMYENKKFETGTASLVKAVAGSDAVSIGGGGDTEELIGKYGLAGKFSHVSTGGGAMLEFLSGKKLPVLEAMVKNQHNIRLWRLGPKPVVAFTKENNPYFRYPFHNLKEILGPAQRNKFGVPACNIRSKYILDAVLQAAFEERSPVILEIAESEMGYCNIPPERMIDLVLERLPKLEKKFGYRVPVCLHADHMQKDLLLAERAMKAGFSSALIDQSAYPLDYNISVVRSFVQKAHPLGITIEGEIGQIGQGMSGKGQLVGKDVLTHAPSVHEAVEFISQTGVDAFAGFFGNYHGKYEKEATIVWPRIKQIDKQIKKRVWTVPIVLHGTSYLRTKDFDHIKVYHQAIKCGMHKFNYGTMLSDIFKDYLPQKLVDKMDNFAEGGEENWKKGLGHYEKEIDALDPAVLKKAVDGIKKHVKEMMKKAWYCSGKVKLYK; encoded by the coding sequence ATGTATCATTTTAAAACTATTCAAGACATCGACATTTCTTACAAAAAAGTTTTACTCCGTGTAGCGCTCGATATCCCGCTGCGGCACGGCAAAGTAGCCGAAGATTATCGCATTAGACAGATACTGCCAACGCTTGCCTATTTGCTCAAAAAAAATTGTAGCGCGGTGATTGTTACTTGGCTCGGTCGACCTGATGGCAAAGTGATGGAAGAATATCGGCTCGACCCGGTAGCAAAACGTTTGTCGCAGCTGATCCGTCGACCTGTAAAAAAAGTAAATGATTGTGTCGGTCCGGAATCGCAAAAAGCGGTTTTTGATTTGGAACCAGGAGAAATATTGATGTTAGAAAATACTCGTTTTCATCCTGAGGAAATGAGCGCCGATCCTGATTTTACTCGTCGGCTAGCCGATGGTTTTGATATTGAAGTGTTTGACGGCTTTGCTCAAAGTCACCGCGTTCATGCATCGACTACCGGATTACTCGATTATTTGCCGACGGTTTCCGGGTTTTTATTGCAAAAAGAAATGGACGCACTGGGTGGAGTCTTGCATCAGCCATCTCGTCCATTGACTTTGATCATTGGCGGTGCCAAAGTTTCCGACAAAATCGGCCTGACGGCTAATTTGATTTCCAAAGCCGACAAGGTTTTGATTGGCGGAGTTTGTGCTAGCGTTTTTATCAAAGCTCGCGGTCAAGATGTGGGGCAGTCTTATCTAGCCGATGTTTTCGTGAATCAAGCCAAAAAAGGTGGTAAAAAAGATTATTTTGCTATCGCCAAATTTTTGCTCAAAAAATATCCAAACAAAATAATGTTGCCACTCGACATGATTGCTGCCAGTGATAAAAAGGGGACGAAAACCAAGGTGGTTGATTTGGTTACCGATGACATTCCCAAGGGTTGGTCGTTTTTTGATATCGGTCCGGAAACGGTAAAAATGTTTGCCAAACAAATCAATCGCAGCAAAACCGTACTCTGGAACGGCCCGATGGGAATGTATGAAAATAAGAAATTTGAAACCGGTACTGCTAGTTTGGTTAAAGCCGTAGCTGGTAGCGACGCTGTTTCTATCGGTGGCGGTGGCGACACTGAAGAGTTGATCGGCAAATACGGTCTCGCTGGCAAGTTTTCTCATGTTTCTACCGGTGGCGGAGCGATGTTGGAATTTTTATCCGGTAAAAAACTGCCGGTACTCGAAGCAATGGTAAAAAATCAGCACAATATCAGGCTTTGGCGACTCGGACCAAAACCGGTTGTTGCTTTTACCAAGGAAAACAATCCGTATTTTCGTTATCCTTTCCATAACCTCAAAGAAATTCTTGGCCCGGCGCAAAGAAATAAATTTGGCGTGCCGGCTTGTAACATTCGTTCCAAATATATTTTGGACGCTGTACTGCAAGCGGCTTTTGAAGAGCGTTCTCCGGTAATACTCGAGATAGCCGAGTCGGAGATGGGATATTGCAATATTCCTCCCGAGCGGATGATCGATCTGGTTTTGGAGCGACTGCCAAAATTGGAAAAAAAGTTTGGCTACCGCGTTCCTGTTTGTCTGCATGCCGATCATATGCAAAAAGATTTACTCCTAGCAGAAAGAGCGATGAAAGCCGGATTTTCCTCGGCGCTGATTGATCAGTCAGCTTATCCGCTGGACTACAATATTTCAGTGGTCAGATCTTTTGTCCAAAAAGCGCACCCGCTCGGTATTACGATTGAAGGTGAAATCGGTCAGATCGGTCAAGGAATGTCTGGCAAAGGTCAATTGGTTGGTAAAGATGTTCTAACGCATGCGCCGTCGGTGCATGAAGCGGTTGAATTTATTTCCCAGACGGGAGTCGATGCTTTTGCCGGATTTTTTGGCAACTATCACGGTAAGTACGAAAAAGAGGCAACTATCGTTTGGCCGCGGATCAAGCAAATTGATAAACAGATCAAAAAAAGAGTTTGGACTGTGCCGATAGTTTTACATGGTACCAGTTATCTGCGTACCAAAGACTTTGATCATATCAAGGTGTATCACCAGGCAATCAAATGCGGTATGCACAAGTTTAATTATGGAACGATGCTTTCTGATATTTTTAAAGACTATTTGCCGCAAAAGTTGGTAGACAAGATGGACAATTTTGCCGAGGGCGGCGAAGAAAATTGGAAAAAAGGACTGGGACATTATGAAAAAGAAATCGATGCGCTAGATCCAGCGGTACTAAAAAAAGCCGTAGATGGTATCAAAAAGCATGTCAAAGAGATGATGAAAAAGGCGTGGTATTGTTCGGGAAAGGTGAAGTTATACAAATAG
- a CDS encoding metallophosphoesterase: MKKTAKILSGVIIIIIVFLVAFVLYGRLKSTDPIDQFSNGGNKRNMIVVLSDLHLGADIAYAECNKNLSSLQKLLKQISASPNIKELVIAGDLLDEWFVPATIDTYAGKDQRDFVQRIAATNKDVIDAFNDIIKSGKILVTYVPGNHDLTITAENIDLILPGINQVRDKEQGLGTYSPTDYPKIAIEHGHRYNFFCAPDPISNQAVAPGTIMPPGYFFTRIAALHVIQKNPQPGDTMPVVTPNISGDASQNSLFAYWKLWEWAINYLPIKERLSEKIIVTNVDGFTKTYAVNDLLPYQLTAGGKLDVNLFKGIQDTWDQRQTINKVAVNIPVDQAIAKASSAEETDNQAIVQYFMNPDSDKRIVIFGHTHVAKIISSNNHNGKKSIYANSGTWIDHNPDLTTMNFVVITPQSINPFSKTQVKLYNFEGETITKMAEDSLRY, from the coding sequence ATGAAAAAAACAGCAAAAATTTTAAGTGGAGTTATCATCATTATCATAGTCTTTTTAGTTGCCTTTGTATTGTACGGCAGATTAAAATCGACTGACCCAATAGACCAATTTTCAAACGGAGGAAACAAAAGGAATATGATAGTCGTTCTCAGCGACCTTCATCTTGGTGCCGACATCGCTTATGCCGAGTGCAACAAAAACCTCTCCTCTCTCCAAAAACTACTCAAACAAATCAGCGCATCACCAAACATCAAGGAGTTAGTTATAGCCGGAGACCTGCTCGATGAATGGTTTGTGCCAGCAACAATAGATACTTATGCCGGAAAAGATCAACGTGATTTTGTACAGCGTATTGCGGCAACAAACAAAGACGTGATTGATGCTTTTAACGACATAATCAAATCCGGAAAAATTTTGGTCACCTATGTTCCCGGAAACCATGATCTGACAATAACTGCGGAAAATATTGACCTTATTCTCCCGGGAATAAATCAGGTACGAGACAAAGAGCAAGGCTTGGGCACTTATTCACCGACTGATTATCCGAAAATTGCTATTGAGCACGGTCATCGGTACAATTTTTTCTGCGCGCCAGATCCGATTTCCAACCAAGCTGTCGCACCGGGGACCATAATGCCTCCGGGATACTTTTTTACCAGAATAGCTGCTCTTCACGTGATACAAAAAAATCCACAACCGGGCGATACCATGCCAGTTGTTACACCAAATATTTCTGGTGACGCAAGCCAAAACTCGTTGTTTGCCTATTGGAAACTTTGGGAATGGGCGATAAATTATCTGCCGATAAAAGAGAGACTTAGCGAAAAAATTATCGTAACAAACGTTGATGGGTTCACCAAAACATATGCGGTTAACGACCTGCTACCCTATCAACTAACAGCCGGCGGAAAACTGGACGTTAATCTCTTCAAGGGAATCCAGGATACTTGGGACCAAAGACAAACTATCAACAAAGTGGCCGTCAATATTCCCGTAGATCAAGCTATTGCCAAGGCTTCTTCCGCGGAAGAAACGGATAATCAGGCAATAGTACAATATTTCATGAACCCTGATTCTGATAAGAGAATTGTTATTTTTGGACATACCCATGTTGCGAAAATCATTTCGTCTAATAATCACAATGGAAAAAAATCAATCTATGCAAACTCCGGCACCTGGATCGATCACAATCCCGATCTAACAACCATGAATTTCGTTGTTATAACCCCACAAAGTATTAATCCGTTTTCAAAGACTCAAGTAAAGCTTTACAACTTTGAAGGTGAAACTATAACGAAAATGGCCGAAGATTCCCTGCGTTATTAA